From Streptomyces cyaneogriseus subsp. noncyanogenus, the proteins below share one genomic window:
- a CDS encoding NAD(P)/FAD-dependent oxidoreductase yields MSRPRIVIVGAGFAGYRTARTLSRLARHQADITLLNPTDYFLYLPLLPQVAAGILEPRRVTVSLSATLPHVRLVLGEAARIDPDGRTVHYTDPEGQDGTLGYDRLVLAAGSVNKLLPIPGVAEHAHGFRGLPEALYLRDHVTRQVELAAAGGDPAQDTARCTFVVVGAGYTGTEVAAHGQMFTDAQVRGRPLRGGLRPRWMLLDVAPRVLPEMDGKLSATADRVLRQRGVEVRMGTSVREATRDGVLLTDGEFVRTRTLVWCVGVRPDPLVESLGLPMERGRLLVDPYLQVPGRPELFACGDAAAVPDLGKPGRYTPMTAQHAWRHGKVCAHNVAASLGLEGAGRRPYRHRDLGFVVDLGGAKAAADPLGVALSGPVAGAVTRGYHLAAMPGNRVRVAADWLLDAVLPRQAVQLGLVRSWSVPLDTASPELARTPAGAGREGAVPSGPGTGPPGREPATERPGGAPAARPPGGTETAGPGQPGHPRRLGHLEPPEGQPAPGPDIAPGPVKRSDTPAEGDS; encoded by the coding sequence CCGGCACCAGGCCGACATCACCCTCCTGAACCCCACCGACTACTTCCTCTACCTGCCCCTGCTGCCCCAGGTCGCCGCCGGGATACTCGAACCGCGCCGGGTCACCGTGTCCCTCTCGGCCACGCTGCCGCACGTACGGCTGGTACTGGGGGAGGCCGCGCGCATCGACCCCGACGGCCGCACCGTGCACTACACCGACCCCGAGGGACAGGACGGCACCCTCGGCTACGACCGGCTGGTGCTCGCCGCCGGCAGTGTCAACAAGCTGCTGCCCATCCCCGGCGTCGCCGAGCACGCGCACGGCTTCCGGGGGCTGCCGGAGGCGCTGTACCTGCGCGACCACGTCACCCGGCAGGTGGAGCTGGCCGCCGCGGGCGGCGACCCCGCGCAGGACACCGCCCGGTGCACCTTCGTGGTGGTCGGCGCCGGATACACCGGTACCGAGGTCGCCGCGCACGGCCAGATGTTCACCGACGCGCAGGTCCGCGGGCGTCCCCTGCGCGGCGGTCTGCGGCCCCGCTGGATGCTGCTGGACGTCGCGCCCCGCGTGCTGCCCGAGATGGACGGGAAACTGTCGGCCACCGCCGACCGGGTCCTGCGGCAGCGGGGCGTCGAGGTGCGGATGGGGACCTCCGTGCGGGAGGCCACGCGCGACGGGGTGCTGCTCACCGACGGCGAGTTCGTCCGCACCCGCACCCTGGTGTGGTGCGTCGGCGTGCGGCCCGACCCGCTCGTGGAGTCCCTCGGGCTGCCCATGGAGCGCGGCCGGCTGCTCGTCGACCCCTACCTCCAGGTCCCCGGCCGCCCCGAGCTGTTCGCCTGCGGTGACGCGGCCGCGGTGCCCGACCTCGGCAAGCCCGGCCGGTACACGCCGATGACCGCGCAGCACGCCTGGCGGCACGGCAAGGTCTGCGCCCACAACGTCGCGGCCTCCCTCGGGCTGGAAGGCGCCGGGCGGCGCCCGTACCGCCATCGCGACCTGGGCTTCGTCGTCGACCTCGGCGGCGCCAAGGCCGCCGCCGATCCGCTCGGCGTCGCCCTGTCCGGTCCGGTGGCCGGAGCGGTCACCCGCGGCTACCACCTCGCGGCGATGCCCGGGAACCGGGTGCGGGTCGCCGCGGACTGGCTGCTGGACGCCGTACTGCCGCGCCAGGCCGTGCAGTTGGGTCTCGTGCGGTCCTGGTCGGTGCCGCTGGACACGGCCTCCCCGGAGCTGGCGCGGACCCCGGCCGGCGCGGGGCGGGAGGGCGCCGTGCCCTCCGGGCCCGGCACGGGACCGCCCGGCCGTGAACCGGCCACGGAGCGGCCCGGCGGTGCGCCCGCCGCCCGGCCGCCCGGCGGGACGGAAACCGCCGGTCCAGGGCAGCCCGGGCACCCGAGGCGTCTGGGGCACCTGGAACCCCCCGAGGGGCAGCCCGCGCCCGGTCCCGACATCGCACCCGGCCCCGTCAAGCGGTCCGACACGCCCGCGGAAGGAGACTCATGA